From one Amycolatopsis sp. FDAARGOS 1241 genomic stretch:
- a CDS encoding DUF2304 domain-containing protein encodes MAGWRVLSIVVACLVLFVVVEMMRRRKLREKYAGVWLVVAVGVVVLAVIPEAAEFLAKITGVQTPSNFVFLLAGVVLALVALHLSTEVGHLEEEVRTSVEETALLRCELEDTKKELEARIASLEAKIGAPDDVEGLPEVSPARVR; translated from the coding sequence ATGGCCGGCTGGCGCGTACTCAGCATCGTCGTCGCATGCCTGGTGCTGTTCGTCGTCGTCGAGATGATGCGGCGGCGGAAGCTGCGCGAGAAGTACGCGGGCGTGTGGCTCGTCGTCGCTGTCGGTGTCGTGGTGCTCGCGGTGATCCCCGAGGCCGCGGAGTTCCTGGCGAAGATCACGGGCGTGCAGACGCCGTCCAACTTCGTGTTCCTCCTGGCCGGTGTCGTGCTGGCACTGGTCGCGCTGCACCTGTCCACCGAGGTCGGGCACCTGGAGGAAGAGGTCCGGACCTCCGTGGAGGAGACGGCGCTGCTGCGTTGCGAGCTCGAGGACACCAAGAAGGAACTCGAAGCCCGGATCGCGTCGCTCGAGGCCAAGATCGGTGCGCCGGACGACGTGGAGGGCCTGCCCGAAGTGAGTCCCGCACGCGTTCGCTGA
- a CDS encoding YbaB/EbfC family nucleoid-associated protein, whose amino-acid sequence MVQPGGGFDLSQIMQQAQQMQEKLVQAQEELASTEVTGTAGGGMVTATVSGDSQLKSLVIDPKVVDPDDVETLADLVVAAVRDASANAQKLTEQKLGPLAGGLGGGMPDLGSLGFGG is encoded by the coding sequence ATGGTGCAACCCGGCGGCGGCTTCGACCTGTCGCAGATCATGCAGCAGGCGCAGCAGATGCAGGAGAAGCTCGTCCAAGCGCAGGAAGAGCTCGCGAGCACCGAGGTCACGGGCACCGCGGGCGGCGGGATGGTCACGGCGACCGTGTCCGGTGACAGCCAGCTGAAGAGCCTCGTCATCGACCCGAAGGTCGTCGACCCCGACGACGTCGAGACGCTGGCCGACCTCGTGGTCGCGGCGGTGCGCGACGCGAGCGCCAACGCGCAGAAGCTCACCGAGCAGAAGCTCGGCCCCCTGGCCGGCGGCCTCGGCGGCGGGATGCCGGACCTCGGCAGCCTCGGGTTCGGCGGCTGA
- a CDS encoding ABC transporter permease — MLRFLVRRVLQAIPTLLILSILVFAWLRSLPGGPAAALLGDKATPEKIASLNHVLGLDQPIILQYFKFLGRAVTGDFGNSLVSAQPVMSEIGTFLPATIELGLSAMIIAVVLGVPFGYLAARFRGGIPDNIIIVLTLIGVAVPVFFLGYMMQDLLAAPLGLPSQGRQAPGIDATSITNFAILDGIMTSEWDAVWDAIKHLILPAFALATIPLAVITRITRASVLDVFNEDFLRTANSKGLTQPVIRRRHVLRNALLPVVTTIGLQTGALLGGAVLTERVFNFRGLGFLLAEGIERRDYPRLQALLLFGALVYVLVNMLVDISYGIIDPRVRVR; from the coding sequence GTGCTCCGTTTCCTCGTGCGTCGGGTGCTACAAGCGATTCCGACGCTTCTCATCCTGTCCATCCTGGTCTTCGCGTGGTTGCGCTCGCTCCCCGGTGGCCCGGCCGCCGCGCTGCTGGGTGACAAGGCGACCCCGGAGAAGATCGCCAGCCTCAACCACGTGCTCGGGCTGGACCAGCCGATCATCTTGCAGTACTTCAAGTTCCTCGGCCGAGCCGTCACCGGGGACTTCGGCAACTCGCTGGTGTCCGCGCAGCCGGTGATGTCGGAGATCGGCACCTTCCTGCCGGCCACCATCGAGCTCGGCCTGTCGGCGATGATCATCGCGGTCGTCCTCGGCGTGCCCTTCGGCTACCTCGCCGCCCGCTTCCGCGGCGGCATCCCCGACAACATCATCATCGTGCTGACGCTGATTGGCGTTGCGGTACCGGTGTTCTTCCTCGGCTACATGATGCAGGACCTGCTCGCCGCCCCGCTCGGGCTGCCGTCGCAGGGCCGCCAGGCGCCCGGCATCGACGCCACCAGCATCACCAACTTCGCCATCCTCGACGGCATCATGACGAGCGAGTGGGACGCCGTCTGGGACGCGATCAAGCACCTGATCCTGCCGGCGTTCGCGCTGGCGACCATCCCGCTCGCGGTGATCACGCGCATCACGCGCGCCTCGGTGCTCGACGTGTTCAACGAAGACTTCCTCCGCACGGCCAACTCCAAAGGCCTCACGCAGCCGGTGATCCGGCGGCGGCACGTGCTGCGCAACGCGTTGCTCCCGGTGGTCACGACCATCGGCCTGCAGACGGGTGCGCTGCTCGGTGGCGCGGTGCTGACCGAGCGGGTCTTCAACTTCCGCGGCCTCGGCTTCCTGCTGGCCGAAGGTATCGAACGGCGTGACTACCCCCGGCTGCAGGCGCTGCTGCTGTTCGGGGCTCTGGTGTACGTGCTGGTGAACATGCTGGTCGACATCTCGTACGGGATCATCGACCCGAGGGTGCGTGTGCGATGA
- a CDS encoding DUF6541 family protein, translating into MNVVLILLAFWVPGLVFGAAIGLRGWTLAAAGPLLTFGVVALGVPVLGDLGIRWNLLDVALWTVLLAVVGFALGFAVRRWTARRHPGREPQGLERVYSVRDHVLMGLGVAVGMAVGTAVFFRGTNGIDRVQQGWDAPFHGNLVRWIAEHGDARPSTVGTIANLPNQANYFYPDTYHALLALVFGKGGLTMMPTLNLAVLAVILSVPLGVAAMCRAWHMPALGVAAAAAVTTWFTAFPYDSLWRGPLWPYVAGVAMIPAMLAIAKLLLRPRGIAGPVAISLGVAGLTGLHTSIVFVIAVYFILILIAVLLRWEKIEWRRSAPSLIATVVLAAVLGVPLVLPSLYNAGGVTSATWASEATVSGGLGETITFSPMADFPQWWIGIPAIIGIFFMVRHRRMMWMVGAYVVFGGLFAATVSLETPLIHTLTGIFYNDHWRIAALVPLVGSVAVGEFVHTFGSWFARKAGSRVKLQPATLALLGAVLVAIVVGGLSRGGYIGRNTARLEINYGDGPTVSKAEEAAYQWLAQHTAPGERVMNDKADGSVWMYALAGVTPVEWTFYGAEPDTEAGYLSVWLDDIDKYPQVRKDLTDLHVRYVIVGKGKATPTAEESVGVADIVAGPDFHEVFHNDGATIYQIEGQQGVIAAGASPGSADPHGQ; encoded by the coding sequence ATGAACGTAGTACTGATCTTGCTCGCCTTCTGGGTGCCCGGACTGGTCTTCGGCGCCGCGATCGGGCTGCGCGGCTGGACGCTCGCCGCGGCGGGTCCGCTGCTGACGTTCGGCGTCGTCGCGCTCGGCGTGCCGGTCCTCGGTGACCTCGGGATCCGCTGGAACCTGCTCGACGTGGCACTGTGGACGGTGCTGCTCGCGGTCGTCGGCTTCGCGCTCGGGTTCGCCGTGCGCCGGTGGACCGCCCGCCGGCACCCCGGCAGGGAGCCCCAGGGCCTGGAACGGGTCTACTCGGTCCGCGACCACGTGCTGATGGGCCTCGGCGTCGCTGTGGGCATGGCGGTCGGCACCGCGGTGTTCTTTCGGGGCACCAACGGCATCGACCGGGTGCAGCAGGGCTGGGACGCACCGTTCCACGGGAACCTGGTGCGCTGGATCGCCGAACACGGCGACGCGCGGCCGTCCACTGTGGGCACCATCGCGAACCTGCCGAACCAGGCGAACTACTTCTACCCCGACACCTACCACGCGCTGCTCGCCCTCGTGTTCGGCAAGGGCGGCCTCACGATGATGCCGACGCTGAACCTCGCGGTGCTCGCGGTGATCCTCAGCGTTCCGCTCGGCGTCGCCGCGATGTGCCGGGCCTGGCACATGCCCGCACTGGGTGTCGCCGCCGCGGCGGCCGTCACCACGTGGTTCACCGCTTTCCCGTACGACTCGCTGTGGCGGGGTCCGCTGTGGCCGTACGTTGCGGGCGTCGCGATGATCCCCGCGATGCTCGCGATCGCGAAGCTGCTGCTGCGTCCGCGCGGCATCGCAGGCCCCGTCGCGATCAGCCTCGGTGTGGCGGGGCTGACTGGCCTGCACACGAGCATCGTGTTCGTGATCGCCGTCTACTTCATCCTCATCCTGATCGCGGTGCTGCTGCGCTGGGAGAAAATCGAGTGGCGGCGCTCGGCGCCCTCGCTCATCGCGACCGTCGTGCTCGCCGCCGTGCTGGGTGTGCCGCTCGTGCTGCCGTCGCTGTACAACGCGGGCGGCGTGACGAGCGCGACCTGGGCCTCGGAGGCGACGGTCTCCGGTGGCCTCGGCGAGACCATCACCTTCTCGCCGATGGCCGACTTCCCGCAGTGGTGGATCGGCATCCCGGCCATCATCGGTATCTTCTTCATGGTGCGCCACCGCCGGATGATGTGGATGGTCGGCGCGTACGTCGTCTTCGGTGGACTGTTCGCGGCCACTGTCTCCCTCGAGACGCCGCTGATCCACACGCTCACCGGCATCTTCTACAACGACCACTGGCGCATCGCGGCGCTCGTGCCGCTGGTCGGCAGCGTCGCGGTCGGCGAATTCGTCCACACCTTCGGGAGCTGGTTCGCCCGCAAGGCCGGCTCCCGCGTGAAGCTGCAGCCGGCCACGCTCGCCCTGCTCGGCGCCGTCCTCGTGGCGATCGTGGTGGGTGGTCTGAGCCGCGGTGGCTACATCGGGCGCAACACCGCGCGTCTGGAGATCAACTACGGCGACGGGCCGACCGTGTCGAAGGCCGAGGAAGCCGCCTACCAGTGGCTCGCCCAGCACACCGCGCCCGGTGAACGCGTGATGAACGACAAGGCCGACGGTTCCGTGTGGATGTACGCCCTGGCCGGGGTCACGCCGGTGGAGTGGACCTTCTACGGCGCCGAACCCGATACCGAAGCCGGCTACCTGTCCGTGTGGCTGGACGACATCGACAAGTACCCGCAGGTGCGCAAGGACCTCACCGACCTGCACGTGCGCTACGTCATCGTCGGCAAGGGCAAGGCGACGCCCACCGCCGAGGAGTCGGTCGGCGTCGCCGACATCGTCGCCGGTCCGGACTTCCACGAGGTGTTCCACAACGACGGCGCCACCATCTACCAGATCGAAGGCCAGCAGGGCGTCATCGCCGCCGGCGCGTCACCCGGGTCCGCCGACCCTCACGGTCAGTGA
- the recR gene encoding recombination mediator RecR, whose translation MYEGVVQDLIDELGRLPGVGPKSAQRIAFHLLATDPADIGRLQDVLGKVKEGVQFCEICGNVSEQQTCRICRDERRDLTVICVVEEPKDVLAVERTREFKGRYHVLGGALDPLSGIGPEQLRMRELLKRIGEADVREIIIATDPNTEGEATATYLVRMLRDFPGLTVTRLASGLPMGGDLEFADELTLGRALSGRRAL comes from the coding sequence TTGTACGAGGGTGTGGTCCAGGACCTGATCGACGAGCTCGGGCGGCTGCCCGGGGTCGGGCCGAAGAGTGCGCAGCGCATCGCTTTCCACCTGCTGGCAACGGATCCCGCTGACATCGGGCGCCTGCAGGACGTGCTCGGCAAGGTCAAGGAAGGCGTGCAGTTCTGCGAGATCTGCGGCAACGTCTCCGAGCAGCAGACCTGCCGCATCTGCCGTGACGAGCGGCGCGACCTCACGGTGATCTGCGTGGTCGAGGAGCCGAAGGACGTCCTGGCCGTCGAGCGCACCCGCGAGTTCAAGGGCCGCTACCACGTCCTGGGCGGCGCGCTCGACCCGCTGTCGGGTATCGGGCCGGAGCAGCTGCGCATGCGTGAGCTGCTCAAGCGCATCGGCGAAGCCGACGTGCGCGAGATCATCATCGCCACCGACCCCAACACCGAGGGCGAAGCCACGGCCACCTACCTGGTCCGCATGCTGCGCGACTTCCCCGGCCTCACCGTCACCCGCCTCGCCTCGGGCCTGCCCATGGGCGGCGACCTGGAGTTCGCGGACGAGCTGACGCTGGGCCGCGCCCTCTCCGGCCGCCGCGCACTCTGA
- a CDS encoding lipopolysaccharide biosynthesis protein: MSTPVTDEDQRELAKETGKSAGKIGVSLLVAIALGYVFSFLTPRLLGPADNAVFAAFWGILMGLGGALSPLEQELSRQSAVAAMDGGRVGKPALRALAVGAATIAVVAAVTIAVPVLNQRLYSGHLELGVIALCGGIAFACQFAMRGLLVGHSRIKPYSWLVIAEAAVRAVLLGLVVVAGLTGVASFAIAAAVGSFAWLLFVRSARGVVDTRIEGDGWRPVTSRILLLLLSAGLTASVITGYPALVNVLAPGGDAAKVGVLFAALQVSRVPLLLLSPLQALAVPTVVRLSGSVEGMHRLRRLLGVGTLGTLVVGAIGALVGLLIGPWLVRLLFGANYASAEGWWVAGMVWGAVLLTALQLMTAVLVARTQANKVLVTWAVVAVSTALVLLLLPGDTILRAVAGLAAGPTVGLVVAAAFVLRRPGNVQARSDV; encoded by the coding sequence ATGAGCACGCCGGTGACCGACGAGGACCAGCGTGAGCTCGCCAAGGAGACCGGCAAGTCGGCGGGGAAGATCGGCGTCTCGCTGCTGGTCGCCATCGCCCTCGGCTACGTCTTTTCGTTCCTGACGCCGCGGCTGCTCGGCCCGGCCGACAACGCGGTGTTCGCCGCGTTCTGGGGCATCCTCATGGGCCTCGGCGGGGCGCTGTCGCCGCTCGAACAGGAGCTTTCGCGCCAGTCCGCGGTCGCCGCGATGGACGGCGGCCGCGTGGGCAAGCCCGCTTTGCGCGCGCTCGCGGTCGGCGCGGCGACGATCGCCGTGGTGGCGGCGGTGACCATCGCGGTTCCGGTGCTCAACCAGCGGCTCTACTCCGGACACCTCGAACTCGGAGTCATCGCGCTGTGCGGGGGCATCGCCTTCGCCTGCCAGTTCGCCATGCGCGGCCTGTTGGTCGGCCACAGCCGCATCAAGCCGTACTCCTGGCTGGTCATCGCCGAGGCAGCAGTCCGCGCGGTGCTCTTGGGACTCGTGGTGGTCGCAGGCCTCACAGGCGTCGCGTCCTTCGCGATCGCGGCGGCGGTCGGGTCCTTTGCCTGGCTGCTCTTCGTGCGCTCGGCGCGCGGGGTGGTGGATACCCGGATCGAGGGCGACGGCTGGCGGCCGGTCACCTCGCGCATCCTGCTGCTCCTGCTGAGCGCGGGGCTCACGGCCAGCGTGATCACCGGCTACCCGGCACTGGTCAACGTGCTCGCCCCCGGCGGCGACGCCGCGAAGGTGGGTGTGCTGTTCGCCGCCCTGCAGGTTTCGCGTGTCCCGCTGTTGCTGCTGTCACCGCTGCAGGCACTCGCGGTGCCCACTGTGGTGCGCCTCTCGGGGTCCGTCGAAGGCATGCACCGCCTCCGCCGCCTCCTCGGTGTCGGCACGCTCGGCACCCTTGTCGTCGGGGCGATCGGTGCGCTGGTCGGCCTGCTCATCGGGCCGTGGCTGGTCCGGCTGCTGTTCGGCGCGAACTACGCCTCGGCCGAAGGCTGGTGGGTGGCCGGCATGGTCTGGGGTGCGGTCCTCCTGACCGCGCTGCAGCTCATGACCGCGGTGCTCGTCGCCCGCACGCAGGCGAACAAGGTGCTCGTCACCTGGGCCGTGGTCGCTGTTTCGACGGCGTTGGTGCTCCTGTTGCTGCCGGGTGACACGATCTTGCGCGCGGTGGCCGGGCTGGCCGCCGGGCCGACGGTCGGGCTCGTGGTCGCCGCCGCGTTCGTTCTCCGTCGTCCAGGCAACGTGCAGGCCCGGTCGGACGTCTGA
- a CDS encoding uridine kinase: MGGVRVLAVDGPSGAGKSTFAAKVVAALGARTALVSTDAFATWECPVAWWPQLERGVLAPLAHGRPGEYRKVDWTSGEPRPGELVRLPVPDVLVLEGVSSGRRSIRPRLSHLCWLEGGTEAERLDRAVARDGEASREELRRWQAFERGWFAVDETREAAQTRLP, from the coding sequence CTGGGTGGTGTGCGCGTTCTCGCGGTCGACGGGCCTTCCGGGGCCGGTAAGTCGACCTTCGCCGCGAAGGTGGTCGCCGCGCTCGGCGCGCGAACGGCGCTGGTGAGCACGGACGCGTTCGCCACGTGGGAGTGTCCCGTCGCGTGGTGGCCGCAGCTGGAGCGCGGGGTGCTGGCACCGCTTGCACACGGACGGCCCGGGGAGTACCGGAAGGTGGACTGGACCTCCGGGGAACCACGGCCCGGCGAGCTCGTGCGGCTGCCCGTGCCGGACGTCCTGGTGCTGGAAGGCGTCTCCAGCGGCCGCCGCTCGATCCGACCGCGCCTGTCGCACCTGTGCTGGCTCGAAGGCGGCACGGAAGCCGAACGCCTCGACCGCGCCGTCGCGCGCGACGGTGAAGCGTCGCGCGAAGAGCTCCGCCGCTGGCAGGCCTTCGAACGAGGCTGGTTCGCAGTCGACGAGACCCGCGAAGCAGCGCAAACGCGCTTGCCATAA
- a CDS encoding glycosyltransferase family 2 protein, producing the protein MSANPLLPSLSVVIPVYNEQDWIERSIGALVTAAGVAGWPVEIVVVDDGSTDGTPEKLAALQRRHGITVLTQPNSGRFEARRAGLAKASGQQILLVDSRVIVDETALAFLRDQLVAHPERTVWNGHINVESARNPYAGFLAGMVKIPWRRYCANPSLMSFGIEEFDVFPKGTGFFSAPREVLENASAAFESLFDDSRLASDDTGVLRWIAERHRIFLAPELSATYHGRDSFKKFAAQSYFRGTTFVDSYLASPGPARNGLFAALAVGVLGLGLAARRPKTAVALAAAGSAAAGAAVTRFGATKSEARAVALLAPVFGAGFGAGAVRGLVLALRARLGRSAR; encoded by the coding sequence GTGAGTGCGAACCCGCTCCTCCCCTCGCTCAGCGTCGTGATTCCGGTCTACAACGAGCAGGACTGGATCGAACGCAGCATCGGCGCACTGGTCACGGCCGCCGGCGTCGCGGGCTGGCCGGTGGAGATCGTCGTGGTCGACGACGGCAGCACCGACGGGACGCCCGAGAAGCTGGCCGCACTCCAGCGGCGCCACGGCATCACCGTGCTGACCCAGCCCAACAGCGGCCGGTTCGAAGCCCGGCGCGCAGGCCTGGCCAAGGCGTCCGGGCAGCAGATCCTGCTGGTCGACAGCCGCGTGATCGTCGACGAGACCGCACTGGCCTTCTTGCGCGACCAGCTCGTGGCGCACCCCGAGCGCACGGTCTGGAACGGGCACATCAACGTCGAGTCCGCCCGCAATCCGTACGCGGGCTTCCTCGCCGGCATGGTGAAGATTCCGTGGCGGCGCTACTGTGCGAATCCGAGCCTGATGTCCTTCGGCATCGAGGAATTCGACGTGTTCCCCAAGGGCACCGGATTCTTTTCCGCGCCGCGGGAAGTTCTGGAGAACGCGAGCGCCGCATTCGAATCGTTGTTCGACGATTCCCGTCTCGCGAGCGACGACACCGGTGTGCTGCGCTGGATCGCCGAGCGTCACCGCATCTTCCTGGCCCCGGAGCTGTCCGCGACCTACCACGGCCGTGACTCCTTCAAGAAGTTCGCCGCCCAGTCGTACTTCCGCGGTACCACTTTCGTGGACTCCTACCTCGCCTCCCCCGGCCCGGCCCGCAACGGCCTGTTCGCCGCGCTCGCCGTCGGCGTCCTCGGCCTGGGACTGGCCGCGCGCCGCCCCAAGACGGCCGTCGCGCTGGCCGCCGCCGGTTCCGCCGCAGCCGGCGCAGCGGTGACCCGCTTCGGTGCCACGAAGTCCGAGGCGCGCGCCGTTGCGCTGCTCGCCCCCGTCTTCGGGGCCGGCTTCGGCGCGGGTGCCGTGCGCGGCCTGGTCCTCGCGCTGCGCGCCCGCCTCGGCCGGTCCGCCCGATGA
- a CDS encoding ABC transporter substrate-binding protein, with protein MQQLRLTRTRRAALIGFAGVLAVSLTACAESKRDEAGGGGTGGTMVFGDTGNPKMFDPAFNDDGETFRITRQMLDTLIQNKAGTAELEPSLATKWEPSNDGKTWTFTLKQGVKFSDGTAFDASAVCFNFDRWYNMKGAAAQSQMIYYGDVFEGFAHNEGDAGGDPVYKSCEAKDPSTAVINLNKAKGAFPAAFTLPSFAIQSPTALKQYDADKVTQSGDSFTYSDYAYKHVTGTGPFKFSSWDQGKGEITLVRNDTSYAPAKLDKLVFKVIPDENARKQALKAGDIQGYDFPAPADYGLLRNEGEQVLIRPSFNVLYLGINQSGNPKLKDPRVRQALAYGINREQFVKSKLAEGSEVATEFVPKAISGYTDDVTKYPYDPNKAKQLLQQAGATGLTLKFYYPTEVTRPYMPNPADTFTSISEDLKNIGITIQPVAEPWNGGYKDDVQKFGKQDLHLLGWTGDYNDAGNFVGTFFGREKKEFGFTNPDLFNALAQADASPAGDAHAKAYQNVNKMIMDYLPAIPIAYPTPAIVVGPKIKGVVASPLTDERFNNVTIG; from the coding sequence ATGCAGCAATTGCGCCTGACCCGAACACGTCGAGCGGCCCTGATCGGGTTCGCCGGTGTGCTCGCGGTCTCGCTCACCGCGTGCGCGGAGTCGAAGCGCGACGAGGCCGGAGGTGGTGGCACCGGCGGCACGATGGTCTTCGGTGACACCGGCAACCCGAAGATGTTCGACCCCGCCTTCAATGACGACGGCGAGACGTTCCGGATCACCCGGCAGATGCTCGACACGCTGATCCAGAACAAGGCCGGCACCGCCGAGCTGGAGCCGTCGCTCGCCACGAAGTGGGAGCCGAGCAACGACGGCAAGACCTGGACCTTCACCCTCAAGCAGGGCGTGAAGTTCAGCGACGGCACGGCCTTCGACGCCAGCGCGGTCTGCTTCAACTTCGACCGCTGGTACAACATGAAGGGCGCCGCGGCCCAGAGTCAGATGATCTACTACGGCGACGTCTTCGAGGGCTTCGCCCACAACGAGGGCGACGCGGGCGGTGACCCTGTCTACAAGAGCTGCGAGGCGAAGGACCCGTCGACCGCGGTCATCAACCTGAACAAGGCCAAGGGTGCGTTCCCCGCCGCGTTCACGCTGCCGTCGTTCGCGATCCAGAGCCCGACCGCGCTGAAGCAGTACGACGCGGACAAGGTCACGCAGTCCGGTGATTCCTTCACCTACAGCGACTACGCGTACAAGCACGTGACCGGCACCGGCCCGTTCAAGTTCTCCAGCTGGGACCAGGGCAAGGGCGAGATCACGCTGGTGCGCAACGACACCAGCTACGCGCCGGCGAAGCTCGACAAGCTCGTCTTCAAGGTCATCCCCGACGAGAACGCCCGCAAGCAGGCGCTGAAGGCCGGCGACATCCAGGGGTACGACTTCCCGGCCCCGGCCGACTACGGGCTGCTGCGCAACGAGGGTGAGCAGGTCCTCATCCGCCCGTCGTTCAACGTGCTGTACCTGGGCATCAACCAGTCCGGCAACCCGAAGCTCAAGGACCCGCGCGTGCGCCAGGCCCTGGCCTACGGCATCAACCGCGAGCAGTTCGTGAAGTCGAAGCTGGCCGAGGGTTCCGAGGTCGCCACCGAGTTCGTGCCGAAGGCCATCTCGGGTTACACCGACGACGTCACCAAGTACCCGTACGACCCGAACAAGGCCAAGCAGCTCCTGCAGCAGGCCGGCGCTACGGGTCTGACGCTGAAGTTCTACTACCCGACCGAGGTCACCCGGCCCTACATGCCGAACCCGGCCGACACGTTCACCTCGATCTCCGAGGACCTGAAGAACATCGGCATCACCATCCAGCCGGTGGCCGAGCCGTGGAACGGTGGCTACAAGGACGACGTGCAGAAGTTCGGCAAGCAGGACCTGCACCTGCTCGGCTGGACCGGTGACTACAACGATGCCGGCAACTTCGTCGGCACGTTCTTCGGCCGGGAGAAGAAGGAGTTCGGCTTCACCAACCCCGACCTGTTCAACGCTCTCGCGCAGGCGGACGCTTCGCCGGCCGGTGACGCGCACGCCAAGGCGTACCAGAACGTGAACAAGATGATCATGGACTACCTGCCCGCCATCCCGATCGCCTACCCGACGCCGGCGATCGTGGTCGGTCCGAAGATCAAGGGTGTGGTGGCCAGCCCGCTCACCGACGAACGCTTCAACAACGTCACGATCGGCTGA
- a CDS encoding glycosyltransferase family 2 protein has product MSTTPVSTRRVLIVMPALNEQASVGAVISQVRSSLPGMDVLVVDDGSVDATAQLARAAGAEVARLAVNLGVGGAMRTGFRYAAARRYDVVVQVDADGQHDPEEVGALLAALDAGADIAIGSRFAGKGAYRAVGPRKYAMVVLSFVFSRLAGRKLTDVTSGFKAMGPRAIAMFANYYPAEYLGDTVESLVMAIRAKLTIAEVPVVMRERAGGTPSHSPVKSAVYLSRAGLALLLALVRRRPSLDSSDAA; this is encoded by the coding sequence GTGTCCACCACCCCCGTGAGCACCCGACGTGTTCTGATCGTGATGCCCGCCCTCAACGAGCAGGCCAGCGTCGGCGCCGTCATCAGCCAGGTCAGGTCCTCGCTCCCGGGCATGGACGTGCTGGTCGTCGACGACGGATCGGTGGATGCCACGGCCCAGCTCGCCCGCGCCGCGGGCGCCGAAGTGGCCCGTCTGGCCGTGAACCTCGGCGTCGGCGGGGCGATGCGCACCGGCTTCCGCTACGCCGCCGCGCGCCGCTACGACGTCGTGGTGCAAGTGGACGCCGACGGCCAGCACGACCCCGAGGAGGTCGGCGCGCTGCTCGCGGCCCTCGACGCGGGCGCCGACATCGCGATCGGCTCCCGGTTCGCCGGCAAGGGCGCCTACCGCGCCGTCGGCCCGCGCAAGTACGCCATGGTCGTGCTCTCCTTCGTCTTCTCGCGCCTGGCCGGGCGCAAGCTCACCGACGTCACGTCGGGCTTCAAGGCCATGGGGCCGCGCGCGATCGCGATGTTCGCGAACTACTACCCGGCCGAGTACCTCGGCGACACCGTCGAATCGCTCGTGATGGCGATCCGGGCGAAGCTCACGATCGCCGAGGTGCCGGTCGTGATGCGCGAACGCGCCGGCGGCACACCCAGCCACTCGCCGGTGAAGTCGGCCGTCTACCTCTCCCGGGCCGGGCTCGCGCTGCTGCTGGCGCTCGTCCGGCGCCGTCCGTCCCTCGACTCGTCCGACGCAGCGTAA
- a CDS encoding UDP-N-acetylglucosamine 2-epimerase translates to MGLTVISFILGTTAELIKIAPVYHGIAERGMRPKIWFTAQHVDEVADVLADLKLPEPDVWLVPEDKAHNLESPAQVPGWAAQVLRTAWSRRAELRAALTEDGRPPLVLVHGDTFTTPYGSLIGKRILKSRVGHVEAGARSGSILSPLPEELNRKIAAKIVDIHFAPSAREVNNLRNARGVVVDTEANTAIDAMRLAIGQPLDVPNLPERFGLATLHRFELVSRADKYREALEILREQSRAMPILYMAGAPEREKIRSLGLDNLFDDKFIAQPKMRYLKFLPLVARAEYVVTDSGGLSAECYYLGLPCAVHRERTETPQHLGETVVLTEMRGDKLQNFLDTYQNRRGESWMDKYHPSDIIVDTLAQLGYC, encoded by the coding sequence ATGGGCCTCACGGTGATTTCCTTTATTCTCGGCACCACCGCGGAACTGATCAAGATCGCGCCGGTCTACCACGGGATCGCCGAGCGCGGCATGAGGCCGAAGATCTGGTTCACCGCCCAGCACGTGGACGAGGTCGCCGACGTGCTCGCGGACCTGAAGCTGCCCGAGCCCGACGTGTGGCTCGTGCCGGAGGACAAGGCCCACAACCTGGAGTCGCCGGCGCAGGTGCCGGGCTGGGCCGCGCAGGTGCTGCGCACCGCGTGGAGCCGCCGCGCCGAACTGCGCGCCGCGCTGACCGAGGACGGCCGTCCCCCGCTCGTGCTGGTGCACGGCGACACGTTCACCACGCCGTACGGCTCGCTGATCGGCAAGCGCATCCTGAAGTCGCGCGTCGGGCACGTGGAGGCGGGCGCGCGCTCGGGCAGCATCCTGTCTCCGCTGCCGGAGGAGCTGAACCGCAAGATCGCGGCGAAGATCGTCGACATCCACTTCGCGCCGAGCGCCCGCGAGGTGAACAACCTGCGCAACGCGCGCGGCGTCGTCGTCGACACCGAGGCGAACACGGCGATCGACGCGATGCGCCTGGCGATCGGCCAGCCGCTGGACGTGCCGAACCTGCCGGAGCGCTTCGGGCTCGCCACGCTGCACCGCTTCGAACTCGTGTCGCGCGCGGACAAGTACCGCGAGGCGCTGGAGATCCTGCGCGAGCAGAGCCGCGCAATGCCGATCCTGTACATGGCCGGCGCGCCCGAACGCGAGAAGATCCGGTCGCTGGGTCTGGACAACCTGTTCGACGACAAGTTCATCGCCCAGCCGAAGATGCGTTACCTGAAGTTCCTGCCGCTGGTCGCGCGCGCCGAGTACGTCGTCACCGACTCGGGCGGCCTGTCGGCCGAGTGCTACTACCTCGGCCTGCCCTGCGCGGTCCACCGCGAGCGCACCGAGACGCCCCAGCACCTCGGCGAAACCGTCGTCCTCACCGAAATGCGCGGCGACAAGCTGCAGAACTTCCTGGACACGTACCAGAACCGCCGCGGCGAGTCCTGGATGGACAAATACCACCCGTCGGACATCATCGTGGACACGTTGGCACAGCTGGGTTATTGCTGA